From the genome of Luteibacter rhizovicinus DSM 16549:
CGACGCACTTCCACCGGTGTGCTCGCATCGGAGATGCCGCGTGCCGTGAGCAGAAGCACGGCGATCAGCAACAGGTCGACCGGATTGAGGACGGGGATGAAGACCAGCGGACGCGGCTCGCCGGCAGCGCCGAGGGCGATGACGCCAGCGAAGAACAAGGCCACCGCGGCACAGGCACCGACGGCGTTGCGAATGGCCTCCGCATACACGGCGAGCGGCGCGGCAATGACGCGCGGACGCCACAGCACGCATGCCGCAAGCAGCAGGGTCGGCATGGCGGCGGCCAGCACCTTCCAGCCCTGCCCCATCGTCACGACGAAGTCGAAGGCCAGCGCGATCGCTGCGGTACCGATGGCGAGCCAGCGCACCCAACTGATCGTCGCAGCGAGAATCGCCGCGACCCGATGGGCAACGAGCGCGCGTAGCGTGAACCAGCCCGTCACCAGCATCACGACCACACCCGCCAGCGGCCAACCGGCAAGCGGCTGGATGTTTTCGTTCGCGGCGGACAACGCCAGCAACATGCCGGCGAACAGGAACAGCGGCACGCTGAAGGCGAGGACGACGCCCAGATCGAGCTTGCGCACGCGCTTGCAGGCTTCGGCCAGGATCCATGCCGTTACGGCAAGCACGACCAGCCAGGATCCGAAGGCCAGCGGGCGATCGACCACGAACGTATCGATCTCGTTGGCGAAACTCACCAGCCACCAGGCCATCGCCCAGAGCATCAGGCCCACGCGCGCGAGGCCCGAGACACCACGCGACATGCCATGCCGGTCGAACTGCCACACGCCGATGCCGGCACCGACGACCAGCAACAGGCTGCCGATGAACACGGCATTGAGGATGGGCAGATCGTTGGTGTGATGCGTGAACAGCGTGGCGAGGGTCCACGCCGCTGCCGCCGCCAGTTGCAGGAACACACCGGCCCAGCGTGGCAGACGTCGTGCTTGGCGGAAACCGAGCCAGATCAGCCCCGCACCCTCGAGCGCGAACACGCTTGCGGTGACACTCGCACTCAGCGCGAGCGGCACGGCGATCGTCGCAAAGGCCACGGCCAGCACGGCCCAGGTCTCGCGCAACAGGCCCATGTCATCGCGCTGGCGGATAGCGAAGGCGATCGCGACATAGATCGCCGCGGCGACCAGGGCGGAGATCGCCAGCGGCATCGGCGCCCAGTCGAGCAAGGCACCTTGCAGTAACAGACTGGCGAGGGGATTGCCGAACATCAGGCAACCATCGAGGATCGCGCGCTCCCGCTTCGGCGAGCGCATGACATGCAGCCAGGGCACGGCGAGATAGAGCAGGAAATGCAGGATCAGGAAGGGCTCGGTGCTGGCGAACAACGCCGGCCGGTAACTGAGTACGCCCCACGCCGTACCCACGCCGAAGGTCGCGATGAAACCGAGCACGTTGAGCACGCGCCAGGCTTTCTTCCACGCGATACCGAGGATGCCGAGGTTGAGCACGGCGTAATACGAGAACAGGGCAACATGATTACCCTGCCCCGTCGACGCGATGATCGGCGCGGCGAAACCAGCGATGAGGCCAAGCACGGCGATCGCGAGCGCGTCCTGCAAC
Proteins encoded in this window:
- a CDS encoding DUF2339 domain-containing protein; this encodes MIVVWAIIGAIVGAFVTQGWEGAVGGLAIGLVWGRMSGLKRDLDEVRRRLATLGTIAGKAGSHAEQGASSETFLGERAEWPGATTIDGAPTVSGPDRPIAGEAGSHIKAEPSPGTGEAGSHIKAEASPIAGTAGSHSSATPPAMPPLPSGGGAPAPRPIFPPPVVPAGPSWVERLVDAGKRWITEGNVPVKVGMLVLFAGVAAFLKYASDQGLFHMPISVRLSLVAVAAIAGVAFGWVQRDKRRSFALALQGGAIGVLVMTVFAAYRLYGLIPATATFALLIVFVAGLGVLAVLQDALAIAVLGLIAGFAAPIIASTGQGNHVALFSYYAVLNLGILGIAWKKAWRVLNVLGFIATFGVGTAWGVLSYRPALFASTEPFLILHFLLYLAVPWLHVMRSPKRERAILDGCLMFGNPLASLLLQGALLDWAPMPLAISALVAAAIYVAIAFAIRQRDDMGLLRETWAVLAVAFATIAVPLALSASVTASVFALEGAGLIWLGFRQARRLPRWAGVFLQLAAAAAWTLATLFTHHTNDLPILNAVFIGSLLLVVGAGIGVWQFDRHGMSRGVSGLARVGLMLWAMAWWLVSFANEIDTFVVDRPLAFGSWLVVLAVTAWILAEACKRVRKLDLGVVLAFSVPLFLFAGMLLALSAANENIQPLAGWPLAGVVVMLVTGWFTLRALVAHRVAAILAATISWVRWLAIGTAAIALAFDFVVTMGQGWKVLAAAMPTLLLAACVLWRPRVIAAPLAVYAEAIRNAVGACAAVALFFAGVIALGAAGEPRPLVFIPVLNPVDLLLIAVLLLTARGISDASTPVEVRRVRPAVLAVMFFIIATSMTLRSVHHLGGVPWDNAMPGSSLAELSLTVVWSIIGVVAWVLGSKRGQRLLWMAGAGTMALVLAKLLLVDRGHLGNLFGIASFIAYGLLCTVIGYLAPAPPRQSAETPPESSHAS